TTGATATCTTTCAGATAATAGAAACTAAAAAGGAGGTTCAGTATTTACTGAACCTCCTTGTGTTTTGTTTGATTCTTAACTCTTATCAGTATCTGAAGAGTTCCTTATAGAGTACTCTTACCGAGTAATCACAATAAGCTTCGGATACACCGAACATCATGGAGATCTCGGAAGCACCCTGGTTAACGATCTTGAGGTTGATACCCGCAGAGGAGAGGGCAGATGCGGCTCTTGCCATGATACCTACGGACTTCTCCATTGCCTGACCGACGATCATCACGATCGCAAGATCCTTCTCGATCTTAACTTCATCAACCTTGAGTTCATTCTTTACTCTGTTAACGATGATCTCTTCCTTTTCAGGTGTGAAGTACTTCTTTCGTGCGATGATCGTTACTGAATCGATACCGGAAGGCATGTGCTCGATGGATACGCCTTCTTCCGTAAAGATCTTAAGGAGATTCATAAGGAATCCGATCTCGTGATTCATGAGATACTTTGTGATAGTGAGCGTAAGGAATCCTCTTTCTCCGGCGATACCTGTTACAAGAGAATCGAAGTGGGATCTTCTTGAAACGATCTTCGTACCGCTAGCCTTGGGGTTGTTCGTATTTTTGATGTGAACGGGGATGCCTCTGACATATACGGGATAAAGAGCTTCCTCGTGAAGAACCTGGAATCCTGCATATGCGAGCTCTCTCATCTCATCGTAAGTGATCTCGGTGATAGGGAACGGGTTCTTAACGATATTGGGATTTACGGCATAAACATTATCAACATCAGTCCAGTTCTCATAGACTTCAGCATCAACAGCTCCTGCGAGGATTGAACCTGTAATATCGGAACCGCCTCTTGAGAAAGTAATGATCTGACCGTCCTTGCTGTAACCGTAGAAGCCGGGGAAGATGCAGATCTGCTTCTCATACTTGAGCTCTTCGAGGTTCTCATAGGACTCACCGAGGATACGTGCCTTACCCATCTCATCGTGCTCGAGATAAAGACCGCACTTCTTGGGATTGCAGTACTTGGCAGGGTGACCGATGGAAGTAAGGTATTTAGCGACTACTCTTGCGGAACAGTCTTCGCCCATTGCCTTGACTGAATCAAGATACTTGATGTCATCTGTATAATCAGCAGAAGCAACAGTCTCGAGAGTCTCACGGATCTCAGGAAGGATATCCTCGATATCAAGATCGTCAGCGATCTCCTTATATCTTGCAACTACAGCTTCGAGCTCGTCCTTGTAGTCGTTACCGGCAAGTCTTGCCTTGGCTACGGCGATAAGCAGGTCAGTTACCTTGATATCGTCCTTAGTTCTCTTACCGGGAGCAGAAACTACAACGATCTTACGCTCGGGATCGTCGAGTACGATGTCACATACTTTCTTTATCTGAAATGCATTGGCGAGTGATGTACCGCCGAACTTTGCAACCTTCATAATACCTCTTTCCGAACGCCACGGTGTCTATGTGTGGCGGACATTTGTTTTTCCAATGTGTACAATACTATCACAACGGATTTTTAACGGCAAGGCGAAATCATTATAAAATAGATATTATTAATCGTTTATTATATAGGCATTATCACAATACATGTTATCAGGTTTACATTTACCGGCTTTACAGTTACAATTCTTGACATGAATATTTTTAGAGCTATGAAGCCTGATGCAGTTTATCAGAGCGTTTTGGATGTTCCTTTTGAGGGACTTAAGGAAATGGGGAAGACATGTCTTCTCCTCGATTTCGATAATACTTTAGGTATAGACAGAGCTGAAAGACCCGGAGAGTATGCTTTCGAGTGTGTTAAGAAGGTTAAGGAGAACGGCTTTACATGCTGTCTCGTATCGAATGCCAAGTCCAGCAGATCCTCAAATATTGCCGCCGAGCTCGATATCCCGTGCGTAACTTACGCTCATAAGCCCAGGCCCGACGGAGTCAACAGAGCTCTCAAGCTCATGAATGTAGAAGCTGATAAGGCTGTCCTTATCGGCGATCAGATCTTTACTGACGTTATGGCAGGTAAGTTTGCGGACGTCTATACGATAATGGTCGAGAAGTATGCTCCCAAGGAAGTCTGGTATATCGTATTAAAGCGAGGGCTAGAGAAGATAGTAAGGGCGATCGGGAAGTTCTGATCCTTTGTTGCTCTTTGTCGATATTTGTCGAAATTTTTGTGCCAAATCCTCTTATGAACAAGCTAAGATAAGTTCATGGAGGATTTTTGTATGACCGATAAGCGAAGGACAGGGAATATAGCTGAACAGGCAGTCGTAGATGCCATGACATCAAAAGGATTTCAGCTTATTACCAGGAACTATAATGTTCACAATGTAGGTGAGATCGATATTGCAATGAGAAAAGGCGATACAGTCTATATAATCGAAGTAAAATCCAGATTGAGCGGGAATCCGTATCAATCATCCTGCGAGGCGGTTCTCGGCAGTAAGAGGCGAAAGGTGATAAACACCACTAAATATTTGCTCAGGCATTACGGCCTTGAAGAGTATGATGTTATCTTTTTGGCAGGTTGCGTAACGCATAATAAGAGCGGTTTGGTGCAAAAGATAGAAATTATACCGTTCGAATGAAATATTATTGCTACTTCCTTGCAAGATCATTATAATGCAATAGGTTTAAAGGCTGATTTTTCAGCGATAATGCAATTTTAAATGACAACAATTTCAAAAATGGTCTCAAACACCGGAGGAAAAAAGATGAAGTCTTACAAGCAAATGACTGCAGAAGAACTTAACGCAGAGAAGGAAGCACTCCTCAAGAGGATCGAGGGATTCAGAGCTATGAATCTTGCTCTCGATATGACAAGAGGTAAGCCCTCTCCCGAGCAGCTCGCACTCAGCAATGATCTCTTTGAGGGATTAAAGGACAGCTCCTTTAAGTCCGAGAGCGGCGCTGACGTCAGAAACTACGGTGTACCCGACGGTATCGTTGAAGCAAGGAAGCTCTTTGCAGAGGTACTTGATACAGACATGAATAACATCTATATCGGTAACGGCTCCAGCCTTAACCTTATGTTCGATGCGCTTATGAGAGCATATGTTTTCGGTGAGCATGATTCCGATAAGCCCTGGGGTCAGATAGAGAACAAGAAGTGGCTTTGCCCCGTTCCCGGTTATGACAGACATTTCAAGGTAACAGAGACACTCGGCTTCGAGCTCATTCCCGTACCTTTGAAGGAAGACGGTCCTGATATGGATATCGTTGAGGAGCTCGTTAAGGATCCTGCAGTTCTCGGTATGTGGTCCGTTCCTTGCTATACAAATCCCGACGGATATGTTTACTCCGAAGCTGTCTGCAAGAGACTTGCTTCCATGAAGACTGCAGCTAAGGACTTCCGTATCTTCTGGGACAATGCTTACTGCGTACATCACCTCTACGACGAGCCTGAGAAGCAGGAGAAGATCCCTGATATGCTCCGTCTTTGCAAGGAAGCAGGAAATGCTTCAAGAGTATATGAGTTCTCATCTACATCCAAGATCACTTTCGCAGGTGCAGGTCTTTCATGCTTCGCTACAAATGAAGAGAACATGAAGCACAGCAAGAAGTTCACATCAGTTCAGACTATCGGCGCAAATAAGATCAACCAGTATGCACATATCCTCTTCATGCCTGATCTTGCAGCTATGAAGAAGCAGATGAGCAAGCATGCAGCAATCCTGAGACCCAAGTTCGAGCTTACTCTTTCTATCATGGATAAGGAACTCGAGGGTACAGAGGCTGTTAAGTGGCACAAGCCCAACGGAGGTTACTTCATCAGTGCTTACGTATATCCCGGAACGGCTAAGGCAACTGTTGCTCTTTGTAAGGAGCTCGGTGTCGCATTTACACCTGCAGGAGCTACATATCCTTACGGCAACGATCCCGATGATTCCAACATCCGTATTGCTCCCAGCTTCCCCTGCCTTGCAGATATCGAAAAGGCTGTCGAAGTATTCTGTGTTTGTGCTAAACTTACTGCAATAGAAAAAATCCAGGAGGCACAGTAATGTCCGAAATGATATCCAAGCCCTCATATGAGAGCCCTTTGAATTCCCGTTATGCAAGCCCCGAGATGCAGTACATCTTTTCTCCCGATAAGAAGTTCACGACTTGGAGAAAGCTCTGGATCGCACTCGCAGAATCCGAAAAGGAGTTAGGTCTTAATATCACAGATGAGCAGATCAATGAGCTCAAGGCACATATTGACGATGTTGATTATGAGGTTGCAGCTGCTTATGAGAAGAAGCTCCGTCACGATGTTATGGCTCACGTTCATGCATACGGCGATCAGTGCCCCACAGCTAAGGGTATCATCCACCTCGGTGCTACATCTTGCTATGTAGGTGATAATACGGATATCATCATCATGAGAGAGGCTCTTGAGCTTATCCGTAAGAGGCTTGTAGTATGTATCGCAAAGCTTTCCGAGTTCGCTGATGAGTATAAGGCTATGCCTACTCTCGGTTTTACACATTTCCAGCCTGCTCAGCTCGTTACAGTAGGTAAGAGAGCTACACTTTGGCTTCAGGATCTTCTCTTCGATCTTGAGGAAGTTGAGTCTGTAACTGCTTCTCTTAAGATGCTCGGCTGTAAGGGTACTACAGGTACACAGGCAAGCTTCTATGATCTCTTTGAGGGTGATCACACAAAGTGTGTTGAGCTCGATAAGAAGATTGCCAACAAGATGGGCTTTGAGGCTTCTTACTATGTATCCGGTCAGACATATTCCAGAAAGGTCGATTCCAGAGTGCTCAACTGCCTTTCTTCCATCGCACAGAGTGCTCATAAGTTCAGTAATGATATCAGACTCCTTCAGCACCTGAAGGAGATTGAAGAGCCCTTCGAAAAGAATCAGATCGGTTCTTCAGCAATGGCTTATAAGCGTAATCCTATGAGATCCGAACGAATCGCTTCTCTTGCAAGGTACGTTATCGCAGATGCACTTAACCCCGCAATGACAGCTGCTGAGCAGTGGTTCGAGAGAACACTCGATGATTCCGCTAATAAGCGTATCAGCGTACCCGAGGCTTTCCTTGCAGTTGATGCTATCCTCGGTATCTACACAAATATCGTTTCAGGTATCGTTGTATATCCCAACATGATCCACCAGCATATCATGAACGAACTTCCTTTCATGGCTACTGAGAATATCATGATGGAGGCTGTTAAGAGAGGCGGCGACCGTCAGGCTCTTCACGAGAAGATCCGCGTTGCTTCCATGGAAGCAGGTAAGACAGTCAAGGTAGAGGGTAAGCCCAATAATCTTCTTGATATTATCGTTGATGATCCCGAGTTCGGACTCGACAGAGAATCTCTTGAATCTCTCCTTGATCCCAAGCTCTATATCGGCAGATGCCCTGAGCAGGTAACAACTTTTATCGAGGAAGCTATCAAGCCCGTACTTGCATCACATGCTGATGATCTTAAGGTTGAAGACGTCGAACTCAAGGTTTGATTTCTTATCATTTGTTTAAGGTTTTTTAAGACACATTCGCTTATGCGGGTGTGTCTTTTTACTGTTAATAATTTGTTTACACGTGCTCCGCTATTGACCGCGTTTGAGATGCTAAAATTTAGGCGTTCTGATGGGAGGACTTATGCAGGAAGCAGGAACTTATATAAAGAAGACATATCACCGCTTGCGTAACAGCGGTACATGGAGCAGCATTTTTGATGCTGTCTTGTTTGTCGGTTCCATCGTATTTGCAGTTAATGTCCTGATGAATCTCCTTGGATTCTTTATCGCATCAGGATTTATGGAGCAGAAGATCACTCTCCTTGTTTGGGAAATGAGCCGAGAGCAGTCATCGCTCTTTTGGTTCTTTATCC
The window above is part of the Ruminococcaceae bacterium KH2T8 genome. Proteins encoded here:
- a CDS encoding aspartate kinase; translation: MKVAKFGGTSLANAFQIKKVCDIVLDDPERKIVVVSAPGKRTKDDIKVTDLLIAVAKARLAGNDYKDELEAVVARYKEIADDLDIEDILPEIRETLETVASADYTDDIKYLDSVKAMGEDCSARVVAKYLTSIGHPAKYCNPKKCGLYLEHDEMGKARILGESYENLEELKYEKQICIFPGFYGYSKDGQIITFSRGGSDITGSILAGAVDAEVYENWTDVDNVYAVNPNIVKNPFPITEITYDEMRELAYAGFQVLHEEALYPVYVRGIPVHIKNTNNPKASGTKIVSRRSHFDSLVTGIAGERGFLTLTITKYLMNHEIGFLMNLLKIFTEEGVSIEHMPSGIDSVTIIARKKYFTPEKEEIIVNRVKNELKVDEVKIEKDLAIVMIVGQAMEKSVGIMARAASALSSAGINLKIVNQGASEISMMFGVSEAYCDYSVRVLYKELFRY
- a CDS encoding adenylosuccinate lyase yields the protein MSEMISKPSYESPLNSRYASPEMQYIFSPDKKFTTWRKLWIALAESEKELGLNITDEQINELKAHIDDVDYEVAAAYEKKLRHDVMAHVHAYGDQCPTAKGIIHLGATSCYVGDNTDIIIMREALELIRKRLVVCIAKLSEFADEYKAMPTLGFTHFQPAQLVTVGKRATLWLQDLLFDLEEVESVTASLKMLGCKGTTGTQASFYDLFEGDHTKCVELDKKIANKMGFEASYYVSGQTYSRKVDSRVLNCLSSIAQSAHKFSNDIRLLQHLKEIEEPFEKNQIGSSAMAYKRNPMRSERIASLARYVIADALNPAMTAAEQWFERTLDDSANKRISVPEAFLAVDAILGIYTNIVSGIVVYPNMIHQHIMNELPFMATENIMMEAVKRGGDRQALHEKIRVASMEAGKTVKVEGKPNNLLDIIVDDPEFGLDRESLESLLDPKLYIGRCPEQVTTFIEEAIKPVLASHADDLKVEDVELKV
- a CDS encoding DNA-binding transcriptional regulator, MocR family, contains an aminotransferase domain — its product is MKSYKQMTAEELNAEKEALLKRIEGFRAMNLALDMTRGKPSPEQLALSNDLFEGLKDSSFKSESGADVRNYGVPDGIVEARKLFAEVLDTDMNNIYIGNGSSLNLMFDALMRAYVFGEHDSDKPWGQIENKKWLCPVPGYDRHFKVTETLGFELIPVPLKEDGPDMDIVEELVKDPAVLGMWSVPCYTNPDGYVYSEAVCKRLASMKTAAKDFRIFWDNAYCVHHLYDEPEKQEKIPDMLRLCKEAGNASRVYEFSSTSKITFAGAGLSCFATNEENMKHSKKFTSVQTIGANKINQYAHILFMPDLAAMKKQMSKHAAILRPKFELTLSIMDKELEGTEAVKWHKPNGGYFISAYVYPGTAKATVALCKELGVAFTPAGATYPYGNDPDDSNIRIAPSFPCLADIEKAVEVFCVCAKLTAIEKIQEAQ
- a CDS encoding Predicted endonuclease — translated: MTDKRRTGNIAEQAVVDAMTSKGFQLITRNYNVHNVGEIDIAMRKGDTVYIIEVKSRLSGNPYQSSCEAVLGSKRRKVINTTKYLLRHYGLEEYDVIFLAGCVTHNKSGLVQKIEIIPFE